A genomic window from Rhizobium sp. Pop5 includes:
- a CDS encoding tail fiber domain-containing protein: MTSKITIRVLLCSTFIAGSGAILQSCIFDPGAQTLFATKEPVRKNPPTVTRVSAGNVARSDQRTFASSDKGSSSGSSSSSGGSSGMGGGSSSSSSSSSSSSSGDTGGPSSDPGWSDRRLKTHIRRLGISPTGIPIYSFRYVWGGPVFVGTMAQDLLSIRPDAVIETRSGYYMVDYGKLDIDMTSLSAEVSLTTAEAVSAAVALALASGSAQARSVVSAI, encoded by the coding sequence ATGACCAGCAAAATCACCATCCGTGTACTCCTTTGCTCTACCTTCATCGCCGGCTCGGGCGCCATCTTGCAGAGCTGTATTTTTGATCCAGGAGCGCAAACGTTATTTGCCACCAAAGAGCCGGTTAGAAAGAATCCGCCGACCGTCACAAGAGTATCAGCCGGGAACGTCGCAAGAAGCGATCAGAGGACTTTCGCCAGTTCCGACAAGGGTTCCAGCTCAGGTAGCTCTTCGAGCTCCGGCGGTTCTTCCGGAATGGGCGGTGGTTCCTCATCCAGCAGTTCCTCATCGAGTAGTTCCTCTTCCGGAGATACTGGCGGGCCTTCCAGCGATCCGGGTTGGTCTGATCGCCGCCTCAAAACTCATATTCGTCGTCTCGGCATATCGCCGACTGGCATTCCAATCTACTCCTTCCGTTACGTCTGGGGAGGGCCTGTTTTCGTTGGGACAATGGCACAGGATCTCCTTTCGATCAGGCCTGATGCCGTTATCGAAACTCGATCAGGTTATTATATGGTGGACTACGGCAAGTTGGATATCGACATGACTTCTCTCAGCGCGGAGGTCTCACTGACCACCGCAGAAGCAGTGTCGGCGGCCGTTGCGCTCGCCCTGGCCTCGGGGTCCGCACAAGCTCGATCCGTCGTTTCGGCGATTTAA
- a CDS encoding caspase family protein, translated as MPKFHAVRRLYAYLLIAAAILLSLGTAHAAITEESGRRVALVIGNSVYKTLPSLPNPANDVEEVANTLRAAGFDVTIGVNVDRIGLEDTVRRFLRSTNNAEAGLIYYAGHGIQVGGQNFIVPVDATLETPYDVETQTMPLDLILNHLKQNSRVQLIFLDACRNNPFNAQKFWMAEKLEPVGATRGLARIDSDLGSLIAFSTEPGQVALDGSGALSPYSESFIKRASEPNKEIRQVLTDVRRDVIAMTDGKQVPWENSSLTDSFYFIPAPPPPSVEPMQQASVPEGAAATKLSIAPPHDKTGSALIVTLNQLPQTGKLTFDGKPVEQGAKLPAAALTALTYDSTGVAAGTVGLIGYTVSDPYGQATQGVVAITVSADAGAKLAQLEQEKQTRLADAGAYLKELPRDIDATIGVGPVKASLPVVPASAGEMTFKVAALPDKGTLRAGDRVIGLGHVLEAADIPALSYEPQIGTENQTFAVTLQAANDDLPPATVSFKPTLDACDTAAAAPLDLQGVTAGKLPNEIDPAVAVRACTEAMKTYPEVARFIYQLGRAQLANRDTKTAFETIKKAMDAGHVRAISEISALYLIGASVPTNLEKSSEIAAMGAKKGDPFALYAYGKSLYYGRGAKADTQEGLKLMLQAADLGHTYAMNELGYIFLNGVNVTADVERGVRFYESGLKRDDIYSMNSLGMIYRAGKGVPQDLEKALELFKRAAEGGQPYAPRNIGLMYRDGLGVPKDETEAIRWLEMGAERGDYWSAFERAKMAKGDGSNSESLVTAAHYFSLASALNRPGTGDPKKQSDKELASLADAAKKKAAEAFSGELTSQELKALPKTKSLNERLVLLAKATWVKRNPRYDLF; from the coding sequence ATGCCCAAGTTTCACGCCGTCAGGAGACTGTATGCCTATCTGCTGATTGCCGCGGCAATACTGCTGTCGCTCGGCACGGCCCATGCCGCCATTACCGAGGAGAGCGGACGCCGCGTGGCCCTCGTCATCGGCAATTCGGTCTACAAGACGCTACCCTCGCTTCCCAATCCCGCCAATGATGTCGAAGAGGTCGCCAATACGTTGCGCGCGGCCGGTTTCGACGTGACGATCGGCGTTAATGTCGACCGCATCGGTCTCGAAGATACCGTGCGTCGCTTCCTGCGTTCGACCAACAATGCCGAAGCCGGCCTTATTTATTACGCGGGCCATGGCATCCAGGTGGGGGGGCAGAACTTCATCGTGCCGGTCGATGCGACGCTTGAGACACCCTACGACGTCGAGACGCAGACCATGCCGCTCGACTTGATCCTGAACCACCTCAAACAGAATTCGCGCGTGCAGCTGATCTTCCTCGATGCCTGCCGCAACAATCCGTTCAACGCGCAGAAATTCTGGATGGCCGAAAAGCTGGAACCGGTCGGCGCGACACGCGGACTTGCGCGCATCGATAGCGATCTTGGCAGCCTGATCGCCTTTTCCACCGAACCCGGCCAGGTGGCGCTCGACGGCAGCGGGGCGCTCAGCCCATATTCAGAATCCTTCATCAAACGCGCCAGCGAGCCCAACAAGGAAATCCGCCAGGTCCTGACTGATGTGCGTCGCGACGTGATCGCGATGACCGACGGCAAGCAGGTCCCCTGGGAAAACTCCTCGCTGACCGACAGCTTCTATTTCATTCCGGCGCCGCCGCCGCCGAGCGTCGAACCAATGCAGCAGGCGAGCGTGCCGGAAGGTGCTGCCGCCACGAAACTTTCCATTGCCCCGCCGCATGACAAGACAGGCTCGGCTCTTATCGTCACCCTTAATCAGCTTCCGCAAACCGGCAAGCTTACCTTCGACGGCAAGCCGGTCGAGCAGGGCGCAAAACTTCCCGCCGCGGCGCTGACGGCGCTGACCTACGATTCCACGGGCGTTGCCGCCGGAACCGTCGGCCTGATCGGCTATACCGTCAGCGACCCTTACGGCCAGGCGACCCAGGGGGTGGTCGCGATCACCGTCTCGGCCGATGCCGGCGCCAAGCTCGCCCAGCTGGAACAGGAGAAACAGACACGGCTTGCCGATGCCGGCGCCTATCTGAAGGAACTGCCGCGCGATATCGACGCAACGATCGGCGTCGGCCCCGTCAAGGCCAGCCTGCCCGTAGTACCCGCTTCGGCGGGAGAAATGACCTTCAAGGTCGCCGCCCTGCCTGATAAAGGCACGCTGCGTGCCGGAGACCGGGTGATCGGGCTCGGCCATGTGCTTGAGGCAGCCGATATTCCCGCCCTTTCCTACGAGCCGCAGATCGGTACGGAAAACCAGACCTTCGCCGTGACGCTGCAAGCCGCAAACGACGACCTGCCGCCCGCGACCGTCAGCTTCAAGCCGACGCTCGACGCTTGTGATACCGCAGCCGCAGCGCCCCTCGACCTGCAGGGAGTGACAGCAGGCAAACTACCGAACGAAATCGACCCAGCCGTTGCCGTGCGTGCCTGCACCGAGGCGATGAAGACCTATCCCGAGGTCGCGCGCTTCATCTACCAGCTCGGCCGCGCCCAGCTTGCCAACCGCGACACGAAGACGGCCTTTGAGACGATCAAGAAGGCGATGGATGCCGGACATGTAAGGGCAATTTCTGAGATCTCTGCCCTCTATCTCATCGGAGCGTCTGTACCGACGAACCTAGAAAAGTCGAGCGAGATAGCCGCCATGGGCGCGAAGAAGGGAGATCCTTTTGCGCTCTACGCCTACGGGAAAAGCCTCTACTATGGCAGAGGTGCCAAAGCCGATACCCAAGAAGGCCTGAAGCTAATGCTGCAGGCCGCCGACTTGGGCCATACCTACGCAATGAACGAACTTGGCTACATCTTCTTAAACGGCGTCAATGTCACAGCCGATGTAGAACGTGGCGTTCGCTTTTACGAGTCAGGTCTCAAGCGAGACGACATATATTCGATGAACAGCCTTGGGATGATTTATCGCGCGGGCAAAGGTGTACCGCAGGATCTTGAGAAGGCCCTTGAGCTTTTTAAAAGGGCAGCAGAAGGCGGCCAGCCTTATGCGCCGCGAAATATAGGCCTTATGTACAGAGATGGCTTGGGAGTGCCCAAAGACGAGACTGAAGCCATCAGATGGCTGGAGATGGGCGCGGAGCGCGGCGACTACTGGAGTGCGTTCGAACGAGCAAAAATGGCTAAGGGCGACGGCTCGAACTCCGAAAGCCTAGTCACCGCTGCACACTATTTCTCACTTGCAAGCGCACTCAACCGGCCCGGAACCGGCGACCCTAAAAAACAGTCGGACAAGGAACTCGCATCTTTAGCTGATGCCGCAAAAAAGAAGGCAGCAGAAGCTTTTTCGGGCGAACTAACTTCGCAAGAACTCAAAGCTCTTCCGAAGACTAAATCGTTGAACGAGAGGCTGGTGCTTCTCGCGAAAGCGACGTGGGTGAAGCGAAATCCGAGGTATGATCTCTTTTAA
- a CDS encoding L-fuconate dehydratase yields MTRITDLRVFDLRFPTSQSLDGSDAMNPDPDYSAAYVILDTDAPDLAGHGLTFTIGRGNDICCMAIEAMRHLVVGTELADVLAHPGKFWRHLTSDSQLRWIGPEKGAIHLATGAVVNAVWDLLAKQAGKPVWRLVAEMSPEEIADIVDYRYLTDVLTRDEAIEILKRAEAGKAERIATLEKEGYACYTTSAGWLGYEDEKLRRLCQEAIDAGFNHIKMKVGRDLEDDIRRLRIAREVIGPDRYLMIDANQVWDVGQAIDWVKALSFAKPFFIEEPTSPDDVAGHRKIRQAIAPVKVATGEMCQNRIMFKQFIAEGAIDIVQIDSCRMGGLNEVLAVLLIAAKFGRPVWPHAGGVGLCEYVQHLSMIDYVAVSGTKDGRVIEYVDHLHEHFLDPCRIEDAAYMPPTLPGFSIEMKPASISNYTFRR; encoded by the coding sequence ATGACCCGCATCACCGACCTTCGCGTCTTCGACCTTCGTTTCCCCACGTCGCAAAGCCTGGACGGCTCCGATGCGATGAACCCCGATCCGGACTATTCGGCCGCCTACGTCATTCTCGATACGGATGCGCCTGATCTTGCCGGCCACGGCCTGACCTTCACCATCGGCCGCGGCAACGACATTTGCTGCATGGCGATCGAAGCGATGCGCCACCTCGTCGTCGGCACTGAGCTTGCCGATGTTCTCGCCCATCCCGGCAAGTTCTGGCGGCATCTCACGAGCGACAGCCAGCTGCGCTGGATCGGCCCGGAGAAGGGCGCCATTCATCTGGCGACCGGCGCCGTCGTCAACGCCGTCTGGGATCTGCTCGCCAAACAGGCCGGCAAGCCCGTCTGGCGGCTCGTTGCCGAAATGTCGCCGGAAGAGATCGCCGATATCGTCGATTACCGCTACCTCACCGATGTGCTGACGCGCGACGAGGCAATCGAGATCCTGAAGCGCGCTGAGGCGGGCAAGGCGGAACGCATCGCCACCCTCGAAAAGGAGGGCTATGCCTGCTACACGACCTCGGCCGGCTGGCTGGGATATGAAGACGAAAAGCTGCGGCGCCTCTGCCAGGAAGCGATCGACGCCGGCTTCAACCATATCAAGATGAAGGTCGGCCGCGACCTGGAAGACGATATCCGCCGCCTCAGGATCGCCCGCGAGGTGATCGGTCCCGATCGCTATCTGATGATCGACGCCAACCAGGTCTGGGATGTCGGCCAGGCGATCGACTGGGTCAAGGCGCTCTCCTTCGCCAAGCCCTTCTTCATCGAAGAGCCCACCAGCCCCGACGACGTCGCCGGTCACCGCAAGATCCGCCAGGCGATCGCGCCGGTGAAAGTCGCGACCGGCGAGATGTGCCAGAACCGCATCATGTTCAAGCAGTTCATCGCCGAAGGCGCGATCGATATCGTTCAGATCGATTCCTGCCGCATGGGCGGTCTGAACGAAGTGCTCGCCGTGCTCCTGATCGCCGCCAAATTCGGCCGACCGGTCTGGCCGCATGCCGGCGGCGTCGGCCTCTGCGAATATGTGCAGCATCTGTCGATGATCGACTATGTCGCGGTCTCGGGGACCAAGGACGGCCGCGTCATCGAATATGTCGACCATCTGCACGAACACTTCCTCGACCCCTGCCGCATCGAGGATGCCGCCTACATGCCGCCGACCCTCCCGGGCTTCTCTATCGAGATGAAACCGGCCTCAATCAGCAACTATACGTTTCGGCGCTAA
- a CDS encoding SDR family oxidoreductase — MTNRLSGKTVLITAAGQGIGRATAMAFAAAGAKVHATDINTDALATLAAETGVSTHKLNVLDGDAVTALVAEIGAVDVLFNCAGFVHAGSILEMPDSDLEFAFDLNVKAMIRTIRAVLPGMLERKDGAIINMASVASSIKGVPNRFAYGVTKAAVIGLTKAVAADYVAQGIRCNAICPGTVESPSLQDRMRAQGDYDAARAAFIARQPMGRLGTPEEIADLAVYLAGATYTSGQAIAIDGGWTI, encoded by the coding sequence ATGACAAACAGACTTTCCGGCAAGACCGTTCTCATCACCGCCGCCGGTCAGGGCATTGGCCGGGCGACGGCAATGGCCTTTGCCGCGGCCGGGGCCAAGGTCCACGCGACCGACATCAACACCGATGCTCTGGCAACGCTCGCCGCCGAAACCGGCGTTTCCACCCATAAACTGAATGTGCTCGACGGTGATGCGGTCACGGCCCTCGTCGCCGAGATCGGCGCCGTCGACGTGCTCTTCAACTGCGCCGGCTTTGTGCATGCGGGCTCGATCCTCGAAATGCCGGATTCCGATCTCGAATTCGCCTTCGATCTCAACGTCAAGGCGATGATCCGGACGATCCGCGCGGTGCTGCCCGGCATGCTCGAACGCAAGGATGGGGCGATCATCAACATGGCCTCCGTCGCCTCCAGCATCAAGGGCGTGCCGAACCGCTTCGCCTACGGCGTTACCAAAGCGGCGGTCATCGGCCTCACTAAAGCCGTCGCCGCCGATTACGTCGCTCAAGGCATCCGCTGCAACGCCATCTGCCCCGGCACGGTGGAAAGCCCGTCGCTGCAGGACCGCATGCGCGCGCAAGGCGATTATGATGCGGCGCGCGCCGCCTTCATCGCTCGCCAGCCGATGGGCCGGCTCGGCACGCCGGAGGAGATCGCCGATCTCGCCGTGTATCTCGCCGGGGCGACCTACACGTCGGGCCAGGCGATCGCCATCGACGGCGGCTGGACGATCTGA
- a CDS encoding IclR family transcriptional regulator: protein MEIDESDRYRAPALDKGLDILELLAGVDSGLTQAEIAKRLDRSPNEFYRMLDRLVRRGYVTRLDGDRYSLTLKLFGLAQLHAPVRRLASYATPLMRDLAQRTRQANHLAVFDRGAAVVIAQQEAPDYWGFSIRVGAHISLFDTGSGHVLLAFRSEEEREMMISEHVRSRADIELGAEFYDRLDQIRERGYEMMASAQTSGVYNLSAPVLGPDRRCIAALTCPFIALVNAPSSPDISQTVLLVQKAAAQLSLLAGADVANPADG from the coding sequence ATGGAGATCGACGAGTCAGACCGCTACCGCGCTCCCGCTCTCGACAAGGGCCTCGATATTCTGGAGCTGCTTGCCGGCGTTGACAGCGGCCTCACCCAGGCGGAGATCGCCAAGCGGCTCGACCGCAGCCCCAATGAATTCTATCGCATGCTCGACCGTCTGGTTCGCCGCGGTTACGTCACCCGGCTGGATGGCGATCGCTACTCGCTGACGCTGAAGCTCTTCGGCCTCGCCCAGCTGCACGCGCCGGTGCGCCGCCTTGCCTCCTATGCCACGCCCCTGATGCGCGATCTTGCCCAGCGTACGCGGCAGGCCAATCACCTCGCCGTCTTCGACCGCGGCGCGGCTGTCGTCATCGCCCAGCAGGAAGCGCCGGACTACTGGGGATTTTCGATCCGCGTCGGTGCTCATATCAGCCTCTTCGACACCGGTTCGGGTCATGTGCTGCTGGCCTTCCGCAGCGAGGAGGAACGGGAGATGATGATCTCGGAACATGTGCGCAGCCGCGCCGACATCGAGCTTGGCGCCGAATTTTACGATCGCCTCGACCAGATCCGCGAACGTGGCTACGAGATGATGGCGAGCGCACAGACATCAGGGGTCTACAATCTTTCCGCTCCCGTTCTCGGGCCGGATCGGCGCTGCATCGCAGCCCTGACCTGTCCCTTCATCGCTCTCGTGAATGCGCCTTCGTCACCCGATATCAGCCAGACAGTTCTGCTGGTGCAGAAGGCCGCGGCCCAGCTTTCGCTGCTGGCCGGAGCCGACGTCGCCAACCCTGCTGACGGCTGA
- a CDS encoding amidohydrolase, whose product MLIDTHLHIVDRSALRYPWLSAEPDLDHDFLYETYAAEARRCGITKVLHMEVDVDPAVMQAETDHVAGIAKREGSMLAGAIVSCRPEEEGFAAYLERQKADPFVKGFRRVLHVVPDNVSEGALFRENIRRIGGSGLTFDLCTLPHQAGRVTALLDLAPDVQFVLDHCGVPDIRSNAFKPWKAGVSEIARRPNVICKVSGVVAYADAERWTAETLRPYIEHVTASFGWDRVVWGSDWPVCTRGGGLSTWVAATHAVLSSSSDAERSRLLFANAQRIWSL is encoded by the coding sequence GTGCTCATCGATACCCATCTGCATATCGTCGACCGGTCGGCGCTGCGCTATCCCTGGCTTTCGGCCGAACCCGACCTCGATCACGATTTCCTCTACGAGACTTATGCGGCCGAGGCCCGACGCTGCGGCATCACGAAGGTGCTGCATATGGAGGTCGACGTTGATCCCGCCGTCATGCAGGCCGAGACCGACCACGTCGCCGGCATTGCTAAAAGAGAAGGCAGCATGCTTGCCGGCGCCATCGTTTCCTGCCGGCCGGAAGAGGAAGGTTTTGCCGCCTATCTCGAGAGGCAAAAGGCCGATCCATTCGTCAAGGGATTCCGCCGCGTGCTCCATGTCGTGCCCGACAATGTGTCTGAAGGCGCGCTGTTCCGCGAAAACATCCGGCGGATCGGCGGCAGCGGCCTGACCTTCGATCTCTGCACGCTGCCGCATCAGGCAGGCCGCGTGACCGCCCTTCTCGATCTTGCTCCCGATGTGCAGTTCGTGCTCGACCATTGCGGCGTGCCCGATATCCGTTCGAATGCCTTCAAGCCCTGGAAGGCCGGCGTATCGGAGATAGCCCGGCGGCCGAACGTCATCTGCAAGGTCTCCGGCGTCGTCGCCTATGCCGATGCCGAAAGATGGACGGCTGAGACGCTGAGGCCCTATATCGAACATGTCACAGCAAGTTTCGGCTGGGATCGTGTCGTCTGGGGCAGCGACTGGCCCGTCTGCACGCGCGGCGGCGGGCTTTCCACCTGGGTAGCGGCGACCCATGCCGTGCTTTCCTCCAGCAGCGATGCGGAGCGTTCCAGGCTGCTTTTCGCCAATGCGCAGCGCATCTGGTCGCTCTGA
- a CDS encoding helix-turn-helix domain-containing protein, translating into MKEEPHAVDVHVGKTIRIQRLLRKVSQTELGDRVGVTFQQIQKYEKGSNRVSASMLVEIAGALKVDVRTFFDDLSTPDTANDNPAPSEEFVISREGVLLNAAFFSIKNEALRKKILKLVQAIAHTEQLEADAAE; encoded by the coding sequence ATGAAAGAAGAACCGCATGCAGTGGATGTTCACGTCGGGAAGACCATCCGTATACAACGTCTGCTGAGGAAAGTTTCCCAGACGGAATTGGGCGATCGCGTCGGCGTGACGTTCCAGCAAATCCAGAAATATGAAAAGGGCTCAAACCGCGTTTCGGCCAGCATGCTGGTTGAAATCGCAGGCGCATTGAAGGTCGACGTCAGGACGTTCTTCGACGATCTATCGACGCCCGATACGGCTAACGACAACCCCGCTCCCAGCGAGGAATTCGTGATTTCGCGTGAGGGCGTCCTTCTCAATGCTGCGTTCTTCTCGATCAAGAACGAAGCACTTCGCAAGAAGATCCTGAAGCTCGTTCAGGCGATCGCCCACACCGAACAGTTGGAAGCTGACGCGGCCGAATAA
- a CDS encoding TfuA-like protein, with product MKVMFVGPSLGSDLAAARARSPRIDFRPPAACGDILKAVRDGATAIGLVDGYFGDLPSVWHKEILFALERDVAVAGGASMGALRAAECAPFGMIGLGSIFEDYETGRIIDDEAVALVHAPQELGWLPLSVPWVDFEPTIDALHANGEISPGERKKLLLAGRFLHFSERTYAKVVDECHFARKPRRDHILAAIRKYRVERKRNDARLVLEWLRRDEFLPVNRDWHFAATSHWELLHAEVTRSVTPVTLE from the coding sequence ATGAAGGTGATGTTCGTCGGCCCCAGCCTCGGCAGCGATCTCGCCGCGGCAAGAGCGAGATCCCCCCGCATCGATTTCCGCCCGCCGGCCGCCTGCGGCGACATCCTCAAGGCAGTCCGGGACGGCGCAACGGCGATCGGCCTCGTCGACGGTTATTTCGGCGATCTGCCTTCGGTCTGGCACAAGGAAATCCTCTTCGCCCTCGAACGCGACGTCGCGGTTGCCGGCGGCGCCAGCATGGGAGCGCTGCGGGCAGCCGAATGCGCTCCTTTCGGGATGATCGGCCTCGGCTCGATCTTCGAAGATTACGAGACCGGACGGATTATCGACGACGAGGCCGTCGCGCTGGTGCATGCGCCGCAGGAACTTGGCTGGCTGCCGCTGTCCGTGCCCTGGGTCGATTTCGAGCCGACGATCGATGCGCTTCATGCCAATGGCGAGATTTCGCCCGGCGAGCGCAAGAAATTGCTGCTTGCCGGCCGCTTTCTGCATTTTTCGGAGCGTACCTATGCGAAGGTGGTCGACGAGTGCCACTTCGCCCGTAAACCGCGCCGCGACCACATTCTCGCAGCCATCCGCAAGTACCGTGTCGAGCGCAAGCGCAACGATGCGCGGCTGGTGCTGGAGTGGCTGCGCCGGGACGAATTCCTTCCCGTCAACCGTGACTGGCACTTTGCCGCGACTTCCCATTGGGAGCTTCTGCATGCCGAAGTCACGCGCAGCGTGACACCTGTAACGCTAGAATAA
- a CDS encoding YcaO-like family protein, whose product MSAFADLETLAGDLKRSSAGVSEYHDRAVTPAQTLAAIRPHLREFGVTRVGLLTALDVLNIPVAFATRPNSHTLSVFQGKGIDNDAAMTSAAMEAIETRIAEIPPSDLTLATVESMRAERAAMIDLDSVARCAPDEIGSHPIPWCSGLDILSGNSVFVPWWLVGLDHRGERPPGFEQSSDGLASGNTPSEAVLHGLCELVERDAWALTQLKSPESLKESRIDPASFDDAVIDIMIDRIARAGMRLLLLDMTTDIGIPAFLAVIMPGNLSDRVDARWSYVCGGCGCHPDPVRAALRAITEAAQSRLTAIAGSRDDFSPRIYQRLDQSAAMQQVVELCEGDGRMRAFQAHHRRPATIQDSIRHVADRLTANGIEQIVVVPFAHAALPASVVRVIVPGLEVDISGQYIQLGMRAVNTLRGAQS is encoded by the coding sequence ATGTCCGCTTTCGCCGATCTTGAGACGCTTGCCGGTGACCTCAAACGATCATCGGCCGGCGTCAGCGAATATCATGACCGCGCGGTCACGCCGGCTCAGACCTTGGCAGCGATCAGGCCGCACCTGCGTGAATTCGGCGTTACGCGCGTCGGCCTGCTGACCGCGCTCGATGTCCTGAACATTCCGGTCGCCTTCGCGACGCGGCCGAACAGCCATACGCTCTCGGTCTTTCAGGGCAAAGGCATCGACAATGATGCCGCCATGACCTCGGCGGCCATGGAGGCAATCGAGACACGGATCGCGGAAATTCCGCCGTCCGACCTGACGCTGGCGACGGTTGAGAGCATGCGGGCGGAGCGCGCTGCCATGATCGATCTGGACAGTGTGGCACGCTGCGCGCCGGACGAGATCGGCAGTCACCCTATCCCCTGGTGCTCCGGCCTCGACATCCTTTCCGGCAACAGCGTTTTCGTGCCCTGGTGGCTCGTCGGTCTCGACCATCGCGGCGAGAGGCCGCCGGGCTTCGAGCAGTCGAGCGACGGGCTTGCCTCCGGCAACACGCCCTCCGAGGCGGTGTTGCATGGGCTTTGCGAACTGGTGGAGCGCGACGCCTGGGCCTTGACCCAATTGAAATCGCCTGAAAGCCTGAAGGAGAGTCGCATCGACCCCGCCTCCTTCGACGATGCGGTCATCGACATCATGATCGATCGGATCGCGCGCGCCGGCATGCGGCTGCTGCTCCTCGACATGACGACGGATATCGGCATTCCCGCTTTTCTCGCAGTGATCATGCCTGGAAATCTTTCCGACCGTGTCGATGCGCGCTGGTCGTATGTTTGCGGCGGCTGCGGCTGCCATCCCGATCCCGTTCGCGCCGCGCTGCGCGCCATCACCGAAGCGGCGCAGAGCCGGCTGACCGCGATTGCCGGCAGCCGCGACGATTTCTCGCCGCGGATCTATCAGCGGCTCGACCAAAGTGCGGCGATGCAGCAGGTTGTCGAGCTCTGCGAGGGCGACGGCCGGATGCGCGCCTTCCAGGCCCACCATCGCCGCCCGGCGACGATACAGGACTCCATCCGCCATGTAGCCGACCGGCTGACGGCGAACGGCATCGAGCAGATCGTCGTCGTGCCGTTTGCGCATGCGGCACTGCCGGCCTCGGTCGTCAGGGTGATCGTGCCCGGCCTGGAAGTCGATATTTCAGGCCAGTACATCCAGCTCGGCATGCGTGCGGTCAACACGTTGAGAGGAGCCCAGTCATGA